A window from Salvia miltiorrhiza cultivar Shanhuang (shh) chromosome 2, IMPLAD_Smil_shh, whole genome shotgun sequence encodes these proteins:
- the LOC131011830 gene encoding ubinuclein-1-like isoform X4, with amino-acid sequence MVDAGGSESCSGSKPMSTCESHGDRLRFTVELRPGETTIVSWKKLLKETTSSKPNKHGPRAAGPSSAANQQPAPQPHPPPTPPALASSEQPAENDVKDAQGQAGTNRLSTVIEKIERMYAGEGTSEDEEVFLDDVPDDDEYDTEDSFIDDAELDDYFQVDNSSIKHDGFFVNRGKLERIEPTTSAKQQPRKRRRKDVTKTQGGNEDVQNPNKHIKLGNKGRKSSSSIERNTTSQFNLHSTNVLEASQADAAGGSMKKKTADNQIVMDPTGSLERKDADQQKVFPSQNHNNKLKDSSELQDASAQRPSCSPVSKPQYGKLNNAKELDQSIQQKDKSGPVERFDLNIPPSRDLPQIAKVAHIPRKEGSNVRPKITVLDKAIRELEKIVAESRPPSTEVQDPDSSSQGVKRRLSPEIKQKLSKVARLAQASYGKIPKDVINRLMSILGHLMQLRTLKRNLRVMANLGLSARKEKDDRLQKTKQEVAEMVRQRVQYVKSKVQQQTAMDDFQEISHEEKEALKRKYSMDDALENKICDLYDLYVERLEEDSGPPVRRLYEELTALWPGGVMDTDGIKRAIHKAKDRRRAFGGRQRNQEKVKRKKVLAQKLEDTIRREGSVVSPAMHFHEKILLESRDHASPLLTKLVHSAAVSLPEPYVPFPVASVPNVDKPKQERVKASPNSNPTDAVPVEVLLKKKVKKKQNIDAAEAQLRIEKAPEAEEKTKHHKHITVPPKLNLQPGAQSGSDNHS; translated from the exons ATGGTCGACGCCGGCGGTTCGGAATCGTGTTCCGGGTCAAAACCAATGTCCACGTGCGAATCACACGGCGACCGTCTCCGGTTCACGGTGGAGCTGCGGCCAGGAGAAACAACAATCGTTTCGTGGAAGAAGCTTCTTAAGGAGACAACTTCCAGTAAGCCCAATAAGCATGGTCCTAGAGCTGCTGGCCCGTCCTCAGCGGCCAATCAGCAGCCAGCTCCGCAGCCCCATCCCCCTCCTACGCCACCTGCATTGGCCTCTTCGGAGCAGCCGGCGGAGAATGATGTGAAGGATGCTCAAGGTCAGGCTGGGACGAACCGTCTGAGCACCGTGATTGAGAAAATCGAGCGAATGTACGCG GGTGAAGGAACTAGTGAAGACGAAGAAGTTTTTCTTGATGATGTGCCAGATGATGACGAGTATGATACAGAGGATTCCTTTATTGACGATGCTGAGTTG GATGATTATTTCCAGGTTGATAACTCATCAATAAAACATGATGGGTTTTTTGTTAACCGTGGGAAGTTGGAGCGCAT TGAACCTACCACATCTGCTAAACAACAGCCAAGGAAAAGGAGACGTAAAGATGTGACAAAAACTCAAGGTGGGAATGAAGATGTTCAAAACCCAAATAAACACATCAAATTAGGAAATAAAGGAAGAAAATCATCATCCTCAATTGAAAGAAATACAACTAGTCAGTTCAACTTGCATAGTACAAATGTGCTAGAGGCTTCTCAAGCAGACGCAGCTGGTGGTTCAATGAAGAAGAAAACTGCAGATAATCAGATTGTGATGGATCCTACAGGATCATTAGAGCGCAAGGATGCGGACCAGCAAAAGGTCTTCCCATCACAGAATCACAATAACAAATTGAAGGACAGTAGCGAACTTCAAGATGCTTCAGCTCAGAGGCCAAGTTGTTCACCTGTAAGCAAACCTCAGTATGGAAAACTAAATAATGCTAAGGAGCTGGACCAATCTAttcaacaaaaagataaaagtggaCCTGTTGAAAGATTTGACCTTAATATCCCTCCAAGCAGAGACTTGCCACAAATAGCG AAGGTTGCCCACATTCCAAGAAAAGAAGGATCTAATGTTAGACCAAAAATTACAGTGCTCGACAAAGCCATTAGAGAGTTAGAGAAGATAGTTGCAGAAT CTAGACCACCTTCAACGGAGGTACAGGATCCTGATAGTTCTTCTCAGGGAGTCAAAAGGAGATTGTCACCTGAAATAAAGCAGAAGCTGTCTAAAGTTGCTAGATTAGCG CAAGCTAGCTATGGAAAAATACCAAAGGATGTAATCAATCGTCTGATGAGCATCTTAGGCCACTTGATGCAACTTCGGACACTGAAG AGAAATCTTAGAGTGATGGCTAATTTGGGATTGTCGGCTAGGAAAGAGAAGGATGATCGTTTGCAGAAGACAAAACAAGAAGTTGCTGAGATGGTTAGGCAGCGGGTGCAATATGTGAAATCCAAA GTTCAGCAACAAACTGCTATGGATGATTTTCAAGAAATTAGTCATGAAGAAAAAGAAGCCTTGAAAAGAAAATACAGCATGGACGATGCACTGGAGAACAAGATTTGTGACTTGTATGACCTTTATGTTGAG AGACTAGAAGAAGATTCAGGCCCTCCTGTGAGAAGACTTTATGAAGAG CTTACAGCATTATGGCCTGGTGGAGTCATGGACACTGATGGAATTAAACGTGCAATACATAAAGCAAAAGATAGAAGGAGGGCATTTGGTGGCCGACAGAGG AATCAAGAAAAGGTTAAGAGGAAGAAGGTCTTAGCACAAAAATTGGAGGATACTATCCGAAGGGAAGGTAGTGTTGTTAGTCCGGCAATGCATTTTCATGAGAAAATTTTGTTGGAGTCCCGTGACCATGCTTCACCATTGCTGACTAAGCTAGTCCATAGTGCCGCTGTATCTCTACCCGAACCTTATGTACCATTTCCTGTTGCAAGTGTCCCTAATGTAGACAAGCCGAAGCAAGAGAGAGTGAAGGCTAGCCCCAACAGCAATCCAACTGATGCCGTGCCAGTGGAGGTACTACTTAAAAAGAAAgtaaaaaagaagcaaaatatAGATGCAGCTGAAGCTCAGCTCCGCATTGAGAAGGCTCCCGAGGCAGAGGAAAAGACCAAACACCATAAGCACATCACTGTTCCTCCTAAATTGAACCTTCAGCCAGGTGCGCAGTCTGGATCTGATAACCATAGTTGA
- the LOC131011830 gene encoding ubinuclein-1-like isoform X6: MVDAGGSESCSGSKPMSTCESHGDRLRFTVELRPGETTIVSWKKLLKETTSSKPNKHGPRAAGPSSAANQQPAPQPHPPPTPPALASSEQPAENDVKDAQGQAGTNRLSTVIEKIERMYAGEGTSEDEEVFLDDVPDDDEYDTEDSFIDDAELDDYFQVDNSSIKHDGFFVNRGKLERIEPTTSAKQQPRKRRRKDVTKTQGGNEDVQNPNKHIKLGNKGRKSSSSIERNTTSQFNLHSTNVLEASQADAAGGSMKKKTADNQIVMDPTGSLERKDADQQKVFPSQNHNNKLKDSSELQDASAQRPSCSPVSKPQYGKLNNAKELDQSIQQKDKSGPVERFDLNIPPSRDLPQIAKVAHIPRKEGSNVRPKITVLDKAIRELEKIVAECIYEPYCNARPPSTEVQDPDSSSQGVKRRLSPEIKQKLSKVARLAQASYGKIPKDVINRLMSILGHLMQLRTLKRNLRVMANLGLSARKEKDDRLQKTKQEVAEMVRQRVQYVKSKVFVLLVQQQTAMDDFQEISHEEKEALKRKYSMDDALENKICDLYDLYVELTALWPGGVMDTDGIKRAIHKAKDRRRAFGGRQRNQEKVKRKKVLAQKLEDTIRREGSVVSPAMHFHEKILLESRDHASPLLTKLVHSAAVSLPEPYVPFPVASVPNVDKPKQERVKASPNSNPTDAVPVEVLLKKKVKKKQNIDAAEAQLRIEKAPEAEEKTKHHKHITVPPKLNLQPGAQSGSDNHS, translated from the exons ATGGTCGACGCCGGCGGTTCGGAATCGTGTTCCGGGTCAAAACCAATGTCCACGTGCGAATCACACGGCGACCGTCTCCGGTTCACGGTGGAGCTGCGGCCAGGAGAAACAACAATCGTTTCGTGGAAGAAGCTTCTTAAGGAGACAACTTCCAGTAAGCCCAATAAGCATGGTCCTAGAGCTGCTGGCCCGTCCTCAGCGGCCAATCAGCAGCCAGCTCCGCAGCCCCATCCCCCTCCTACGCCACCTGCATTGGCCTCTTCGGAGCAGCCGGCGGAGAATGATGTGAAGGATGCTCAAGGTCAGGCTGGGACGAACCGTCTGAGCACCGTGATTGAGAAAATCGAGCGAATGTACGCG GGTGAAGGAACTAGTGAAGACGAAGAAGTTTTTCTTGATGATGTGCCAGATGATGACGAGTATGATACAGAGGATTCCTTTATTGACGATGCTGAGTTG GATGATTATTTCCAGGTTGATAACTCATCAATAAAACATGATGGGTTTTTTGTTAACCGTGGGAAGTTGGAGCGCAT TGAACCTACCACATCTGCTAAACAACAGCCAAGGAAAAGGAGACGTAAAGATGTGACAAAAACTCAAGGTGGGAATGAAGATGTTCAAAACCCAAATAAACACATCAAATTAGGAAATAAAGGAAGAAAATCATCATCCTCAATTGAAAGAAATACAACTAGTCAGTTCAACTTGCATAGTACAAATGTGCTAGAGGCTTCTCAAGCAGACGCAGCTGGTGGTTCAATGAAGAAGAAAACTGCAGATAATCAGATTGTGATGGATCCTACAGGATCATTAGAGCGCAAGGATGCGGACCAGCAAAAGGTCTTCCCATCACAGAATCACAATAACAAATTGAAGGACAGTAGCGAACTTCAAGATGCTTCAGCTCAGAGGCCAAGTTGTTCACCTGTAAGCAAACCTCAGTATGGAAAACTAAATAATGCTAAGGAGCTGGACCAATCTAttcaacaaaaagataaaagtggaCCTGTTGAAAGATTTGACCTTAATATCCCTCCAAGCAGAGACTTGCCACAAATAGCG AAGGTTGCCCACATTCCAAGAAAAGAAGGATCTAATGTTAGACCAAAAATTACAGTGCTCGACAAAGCCATTAGAGAGTTAGAGAAGATAGTTGCAGAATGTATTTACGAACCCTACTGCAATG CTAGACCACCTTCAACGGAGGTACAGGATCCTGATAGTTCTTCTCAGGGAGTCAAAAGGAGATTGTCACCTGAAATAAAGCAGAAGCTGTCTAAAGTTGCTAGATTAGCG CAAGCTAGCTATGGAAAAATACCAAAGGATGTAATCAATCGTCTGATGAGCATCTTAGGCCACTTGATGCAACTTCGGACACTGAAG AGAAATCTTAGAGTGATGGCTAATTTGGGATTGTCGGCTAGGAAAGAGAAGGATGATCGTTTGCAGAAGACAAAACAAGAAGTTGCTGAGATGGTTAGGCAGCGGGTGCAATATGTGAAATCCAAAGTATTCGTTTTACTT GTTCAGCAACAAACTGCTATGGATGATTTTCAAGAAATTAGTCATGAAGAAAAAGAAGCCTTGAAAAGAAAATACAGCATGGACGATGCACTGGAGAACAAGATTTGTGACTTGTATGACCTTTATGTTGAG CTTACAGCATTATGGCCTGGTGGAGTCATGGACACTGATGGAATTAAACGTGCAATACATAAAGCAAAAGATAGAAGGAGGGCATTTGGTGGCCGACAGAGG AATCAAGAAAAGGTTAAGAGGAAGAAGGTCTTAGCACAAAAATTGGAGGATACTATCCGAAGGGAAGGTAGTGTTGTTAGTCCGGCAATGCATTTTCATGAGAAAATTTTGTTGGAGTCCCGTGACCATGCTTCACCATTGCTGACTAAGCTAGTCCATAGTGCCGCTGTATCTCTACCCGAACCTTATGTACCATTTCCTGTTGCAAGTGTCCCTAATGTAGACAAGCCGAAGCAAGAGAGAGTGAAGGCTAGCCCCAACAGCAATCCAACTGATGCCGTGCCAGTGGAGGTACTACTTAAAAAGAAAgtaaaaaagaagcaaaatatAGATGCAGCTGAAGCTCAGCTCCGCATTGAGAAGGCTCCCGAGGCAGAGGAAAAGACCAAACACCATAAGCACATCACTGTTCCTCCTAAATTGAACCTTCAGCCAGGTGCGCAGTCTGGATCTGATAACCATAGTTGA
- the LOC131011830 gene encoding ubinuclein-1-like isoform X2: MVDAGGSESCSGSKPMSTCESHGDRLRFTVELRPGETTIVSWKKLLKETTSSKPNKHGPRAAGPSSAANQQPAPQPHPPPTPPALASSEQPAENDVKDAQGQAGTNRLSTVIEKIERMYAGEGTSEDEEVFLDDVPDDDEYDTEDSFIDDAELDDYFQVDNSSIKHDGFFVNRGKLERIEPTTSAKQQPRKRRRKDVTKTQGGNEDVQNPNKHIKLGNKGRKSSSSIERNTTSQFNLHSTNVLEASQADAAGGSMKKKTADNQIVMDPTGSLERKDADQQKVFPSQNHNNKLKDSSELQDASAQRPSCSPVSKPQYGKLNNAKELDQSIQQKDKSGPVERFDLNIPPSRDLPQIAKVAHIPRKEGSNVRPKITVLDKAIRELEKIVAECIYEPYCNARPPSTEVQDPDSSSQGVKRRLSPEIKQKLSKVARLAQASYGKIPKDVINRLMSILGHLMQLRTLKRNLRVMANLGLSARKEKDDRLQKTKQEVAEMVRQRVQYVKSKVQQQTAMDDFQEISHEEKEALKRKYSMDDALENKICDLYDLYVERLEEDSGPPVRRLYEELTALWPGGVMDTDGIKRAIHKAKDRRRAFGGRQRNQEKVKRKKVLAQKLEDTIRREGSVVSPAMHFHEKILLESRDHASPLLTKLVHSAAVSLPEPYVPFPVASVPNVDKPKQERVKASPNSNPTDAVPVEVLLKKKVKKKQNIDAAEAQLRIEKAPEAEEKTKHHKHITVPPKLNLQPGAQSGSDNHS; the protein is encoded by the exons ATGGTCGACGCCGGCGGTTCGGAATCGTGTTCCGGGTCAAAACCAATGTCCACGTGCGAATCACACGGCGACCGTCTCCGGTTCACGGTGGAGCTGCGGCCAGGAGAAACAACAATCGTTTCGTGGAAGAAGCTTCTTAAGGAGACAACTTCCAGTAAGCCCAATAAGCATGGTCCTAGAGCTGCTGGCCCGTCCTCAGCGGCCAATCAGCAGCCAGCTCCGCAGCCCCATCCCCCTCCTACGCCACCTGCATTGGCCTCTTCGGAGCAGCCGGCGGAGAATGATGTGAAGGATGCTCAAGGTCAGGCTGGGACGAACCGTCTGAGCACCGTGATTGAGAAAATCGAGCGAATGTACGCG GGTGAAGGAACTAGTGAAGACGAAGAAGTTTTTCTTGATGATGTGCCAGATGATGACGAGTATGATACAGAGGATTCCTTTATTGACGATGCTGAGTTG GATGATTATTTCCAGGTTGATAACTCATCAATAAAACATGATGGGTTTTTTGTTAACCGTGGGAAGTTGGAGCGCAT TGAACCTACCACATCTGCTAAACAACAGCCAAGGAAAAGGAGACGTAAAGATGTGACAAAAACTCAAGGTGGGAATGAAGATGTTCAAAACCCAAATAAACACATCAAATTAGGAAATAAAGGAAGAAAATCATCATCCTCAATTGAAAGAAATACAACTAGTCAGTTCAACTTGCATAGTACAAATGTGCTAGAGGCTTCTCAAGCAGACGCAGCTGGTGGTTCAATGAAGAAGAAAACTGCAGATAATCAGATTGTGATGGATCCTACAGGATCATTAGAGCGCAAGGATGCGGACCAGCAAAAGGTCTTCCCATCACAGAATCACAATAACAAATTGAAGGACAGTAGCGAACTTCAAGATGCTTCAGCTCAGAGGCCAAGTTGTTCACCTGTAAGCAAACCTCAGTATGGAAAACTAAATAATGCTAAGGAGCTGGACCAATCTAttcaacaaaaagataaaagtggaCCTGTTGAAAGATTTGACCTTAATATCCCTCCAAGCAGAGACTTGCCACAAATAGCG AAGGTTGCCCACATTCCAAGAAAAGAAGGATCTAATGTTAGACCAAAAATTACAGTGCTCGACAAAGCCATTAGAGAGTTAGAGAAGATAGTTGCAGAATGTATTTACGAACCCTACTGCAATG CTAGACCACCTTCAACGGAGGTACAGGATCCTGATAGTTCTTCTCAGGGAGTCAAAAGGAGATTGTCACCTGAAATAAAGCAGAAGCTGTCTAAAGTTGCTAGATTAGCG CAAGCTAGCTATGGAAAAATACCAAAGGATGTAATCAATCGTCTGATGAGCATCTTAGGCCACTTGATGCAACTTCGGACACTGAAG AGAAATCTTAGAGTGATGGCTAATTTGGGATTGTCGGCTAGGAAAGAGAAGGATGATCGTTTGCAGAAGACAAAACAAGAAGTTGCTGAGATGGTTAGGCAGCGGGTGCAATATGTGAAATCCAAA GTTCAGCAACAAACTGCTATGGATGATTTTCAAGAAATTAGTCATGAAGAAAAAGAAGCCTTGAAAAGAAAATACAGCATGGACGATGCACTGGAGAACAAGATTTGTGACTTGTATGACCTTTATGTTGAG AGACTAGAAGAAGATTCAGGCCCTCCTGTGAGAAGACTTTATGAAGAG CTTACAGCATTATGGCCTGGTGGAGTCATGGACACTGATGGAATTAAACGTGCAATACATAAAGCAAAAGATAGAAGGAGGGCATTTGGTGGCCGACAGAGG AATCAAGAAAAGGTTAAGAGGAAGAAGGTCTTAGCACAAAAATTGGAGGATACTATCCGAAGGGAAGGTAGTGTTGTTAGTCCGGCAATGCATTTTCATGAGAAAATTTTGTTGGAGTCCCGTGACCATGCTTCACCATTGCTGACTAAGCTAGTCCATAGTGCCGCTGTATCTCTACCCGAACCTTATGTACCATTTCCTGTTGCAAGTGTCCCTAATGTAGACAAGCCGAAGCAAGAGAGAGTGAAGGCTAGCCCCAACAGCAATCCAACTGATGCCGTGCCAGTGGAGGTACTACTTAAAAAGAAAgtaaaaaagaagcaaaatatAGATGCAGCTGAAGCTCAGCTCCGCATTGAGAAGGCTCCCGAGGCAGAGGAAAAGACCAAACACCATAAGCACATCACTGTTCCTCCTAAATTGAACCTTCAGCCAGGTGCGCAGTCTGGATCTGATAACCATAGTTGA
- the LOC131011830 gene encoding ubinuclein-1-like isoform X7 translates to MVDAGGSESCSGSKPMSTCESHGDRLRFTVELRPGETTIVSWKKLLKETTSSKPNKHGPRAAGPSSAANQQPAPQPHPPPTPPALASSEQPAENDVKDAQGQAGTNRLSTVIEKIERMYAGEGTSEDEEVFLDDVPDDDEYDTEDSFIDDAELDDYFQVDNSSIKHDGFFVNRGKLERIEPTTSAKQQPRKRRRKDVTKTQGGNEDVQNPNKHIKLGNKGRKSSSSIERNTTSQFNLHSTNVLEASQADAAGGSMKKKTADNQIVMDPTGSLERKDADQQKVFPSQNHNNKLKDSSELQDASAQRPSCSPVSKPQYGKLNNAKELDQSIQQKDKSGPVERFDLNIPPSRDLPQIAKVAHIPRKEGSNVRPKITVLDKAIRELEKIVAECIYEPYCNARPPSTEVQDPDSSSQGVKRRLSPEIKQKLSKVARLAQASYGKIPKDVINRLMSILGHLMQLRTLKRNLRVMANLGLSARKEKDDRLQKTKQEVAEMVRQRVQYVKSKVQQQTAMDDFQEISHEEKEALKRKYSMDDALENKICDLYDLYVELTALWPGGVMDTDGIKRAIHKAKDRRRAFGGRQRNQEKVKRKKVLAQKLEDTIRREGSVVSPAMHFHEKILLESRDHASPLLTKLVHSAAVSLPEPYVPFPVASVPNVDKPKQERVKASPNSNPTDAVPVEVLLKKKVKKKQNIDAAEAQLRIEKAPEAEEKTKHHKHITVPPKLNLQPGAQSGSDNHS, encoded by the exons ATGGTCGACGCCGGCGGTTCGGAATCGTGTTCCGGGTCAAAACCAATGTCCACGTGCGAATCACACGGCGACCGTCTCCGGTTCACGGTGGAGCTGCGGCCAGGAGAAACAACAATCGTTTCGTGGAAGAAGCTTCTTAAGGAGACAACTTCCAGTAAGCCCAATAAGCATGGTCCTAGAGCTGCTGGCCCGTCCTCAGCGGCCAATCAGCAGCCAGCTCCGCAGCCCCATCCCCCTCCTACGCCACCTGCATTGGCCTCTTCGGAGCAGCCGGCGGAGAATGATGTGAAGGATGCTCAAGGTCAGGCTGGGACGAACCGTCTGAGCACCGTGATTGAGAAAATCGAGCGAATGTACGCG GGTGAAGGAACTAGTGAAGACGAAGAAGTTTTTCTTGATGATGTGCCAGATGATGACGAGTATGATACAGAGGATTCCTTTATTGACGATGCTGAGTTG GATGATTATTTCCAGGTTGATAACTCATCAATAAAACATGATGGGTTTTTTGTTAACCGTGGGAAGTTGGAGCGCAT TGAACCTACCACATCTGCTAAACAACAGCCAAGGAAAAGGAGACGTAAAGATGTGACAAAAACTCAAGGTGGGAATGAAGATGTTCAAAACCCAAATAAACACATCAAATTAGGAAATAAAGGAAGAAAATCATCATCCTCAATTGAAAGAAATACAACTAGTCAGTTCAACTTGCATAGTACAAATGTGCTAGAGGCTTCTCAAGCAGACGCAGCTGGTGGTTCAATGAAGAAGAAAACTGCAGATAATCAGATTGTGATGGATCCTACAGGATCATTAGAGCGCAAGGATGCGGACCAGCAAAAGGTCTTCCCATCACAGAATCACAATAACAAATTGAAGGACAGTAGCGAACTTCAAGATGCTTCAGCTCAGAGGCCAAGTTGTTCACCTGTAAGCAAACCTCAGTATGGAAAACTAAATAATGCTAAGGAGCTGGACCAATCTAttcaacaaaaagataaaagtggaCCTGTTGAAAGATTTGACCTTAATATCCCTCCAAGCAGAGACTTGCCACAAATAGCG AAGGTTGCCCACATTCCAAGAAAAGAAGGATCTAATGTTAGACCAAAAATTACAGTGCTCGACAAAGCCATTAGAGAGTTAGAGAAGATAGTTGCAGAATGTATTTACGAACCCTACTGCAATG CTAGACCACCTTCAACGGAGGTACAGGATCCTGATAGTTCTTCTCAGGGAGTCAAAAGGAGATTGTCACCTGAAATAAAGCAGAAGCTGTCTAAAGTTGCTAGATTAGCG CAAGCTAGCTATGGAAAAATACCAAAGGATGTAATCAATCGTCTGATGAGCATCTTAGGCCACTTGATGCAACTTCGGACACTGAAG AGAAATCTTAGAGTGATGGCTAATTTGGGATTGTCGGCTAGGAAAGAGAAGGATGATCGTTTGCAGAAGACAAAACAAGAAGTTGCTGAGATGGTTAGGCAGCGGGTGCAATATGTGAAATCCAAA GTTCAGCAACAAACTGCTATGGATGATTTTCAAGAAATTAGTCATGAAGAAAAAGAAGCCTTGAAAAGAAAATACAGCATGGACGATGCACTGGAGAACAAGATTTGTGACTTGTATGACCTTTATGTTGAG CTTACAGCATTATGGCCTGGTGGAGTCATGGACACTGATGGAATTAAACGTGCAATACATAAAGCAAAAGATAGAAGGAGGGCATTTGGTGGCCGACAGAGG AATCAAGAAAAGGTTAAGAGGAAGAAGGTCTTAGCACAAAAATTGGAGGATACTATCCGAAGGGAAGGTAGTGTTGTTAGTCCGGCAATGCATTTTCATGAGAAAATTTTGTTGGAGTCCCGTGACCATGCTTCACCATTGCTGACTAAGCTAGTCCATAGTGCCGCTGTATCTCTACCCGAACCTTATGTACCATTTCCTGTTGCAAGTGTCCCTAATGTAGACAAGCCGAAGCAAGAGAGAGTGAAGGCTAGCCCCAACAGCAATCCAACTGATGCCGTGCCAGTGGAGGTACTACTTAAAAAGAAAgtaaaaaagaagcaaaatatAGATGCAGCTGAAGCTCAGCTCCGCATTGAGAAGGCTCCCGAGGCAGAGGAAAAGACCAAACACCATAAGCACATCACTGTTCCTCCTAAATTGAACCTTCAGCCAGGTGCGCAGTCTGGATCTGATAACCATAGTTGA